One window of Bos mutus isolate GX-2022 chromosome 29, NWIPB_WYAK_1.1, whole genome shotgun sequence genomic DNA carries:
- the HYLS1 gene encoding centriolar and ciliogenesis-associated protein HYLS1 isoform X1 has product MAQRRRSFSIGEAVEELVGPDGQKWADTDPEERMLVAAKAFPHICAGHGEGDVRREAQSTLYDPYSKASVTSGKQPAFPAQLHHPHTESNGPSEAVSETSQRLRKPVMKRKVLRRKPDGEVLVTDESMISESESGTENDMDVWDLRQRLMNLHFQEDRESPVDVSQKFSLPREYQGISQDQLICYLRREEMGPPAYEQDLIVASRPKSFILPRLDQLSRNRGKVDRVARYFEYKRDWDSMRLPGEDHRKELRWGIREQMLCRAEAQSKPQHIYVPNNYLVPTEKKRSALRWGVRCDLANGVIPKKLTSFPLFPS; this is encoded by the coding sequence AAGGTCCTTCAGTATAGGGGAAGCAGTGGAGGAACTTGTGGGACCTGATGGACAAAAATGGGCTGATACGGATCCAGAAGAACGAATGTTAGTAGCCGCTAAAGCTTTCCCTCATATCTGTGCAGGCCACGGTGAGGGAGATGTCAGAAGAGAAGCCCAGTCCACCCTGTATGATCCCTACAGTAAAGCCTCAGTAACCTCAGGAAAGCAACCTGCTTTTCCTGCACAACTGCATCACCCACATACAGAAAGCAATGGCCCTTCAGAAGcagtctcagagacctcccaAAGACTCCGAAAGCCAGTTATGAAGAGAAAGGTGCTGCGTCGAAAGCCAGATGGGGAAGTATTAGTGACGGATGAGTCGATGATCAGTGAATCAGAGTCTGGTACAGAAAATGACATGGATGTCTGGGACTTAAGACAAAGGCTGATGAATCTGCACTTCCAGGAAGACAGGGAATCTCCAGTTGATGTTTCACAAAAATTTAGTCTACCACGTGAATACCAAGGAATTTCTCAAGATCAGCTCATTTGCTATCTACGAAGAGAAGAAATGGGCCCTCCAGCTTATGAACAAGACCTGATTGTTGCCAGCCGGCCCAAGTCCTTTATCCTCCCAAGGCTGGACCAGTTGAGCCGAAACCGGGGCAAGGTAGACCGGGTAGCCCGCTATTTTGAATATAAACGAGACTGGGACTCCATGCGGTTACCTGGTGAAGATCATAGGAAGGAATTACGCTGGGGTATCCGAGAGCAGATGCTTTGTCGTGCAGAAGCCCAGTCCAAGCCTCAGCATATATATGTTCCAAACAATTACCTAGTGCCAACTGAGAAGAAACGATCTGCCCTTCGCTGGGGTGTTCGTTGTGACCTTGCAAATGGTGTGATACCCAAGAAACTTACGTCcttccctctttttccttcttaa
- the HYLS1 gene encoding centriolar and ciliogenesis-associated protein HYLS1 isoform X2 yields MAQRRSFSIGEAVEELVGPDGQKWADTDPEERMLVAAKAFPHICAGHGEGDVRREAQSTLYDPYSKASVTSGKQPAFPAQLHHPHTESNGPSEAVSETSQRLRKPVMKRKVLRRKPDGEVLVTDESMISESESGTENDMDVWDLRQRLMNLHFQEDRESPVDVSQKFSLPREYQGISQDQLICYLRREEMGPPAYEQDLIVASRPKSFILPRLDQLSRNRGKVDRVARYFEYKRDWDSMRLPGEDHRKELRWGIREQMLCRAEAQSKPQHIYVPNNYLVPTEKKRSALRWGVRCDLANGVIPKKLTSFPLFPS; encoded by the coding sequence GTCCTTCAGTATAGGGGAAGCAGTGGAGGAACTTGTGGGACCTGATGGACAAAAATGGGCTGATACGGATCCAGAAGAACGAATGTTAGTAGCCGCTAAAGCTTTCCCTCATATCTGTGCAGGCCACGGTGAGGGAGATGTCAGAAGAGAAGCCCAGTCCACCCTGTATGATCCCTACAGTAAAGCCTCAGTAACCTCAGGAAAGCAACCTGCTTTTCCTGCACAACTGCATCACCCACATACAGAAAGCAATGGCCCTTCAGAAGcagtctcagagacctcccaAAGACTCCGAAAGCCAGTTATGAAGAGAAAGGTGCTGCGTCGAAAGCCAGATGGGGAAGTATTAGTGACGGATGAGTCGATGATCAGTGAATCAGAGTCTGGTACAGAAAATGACATGGATGTCTGGGACTTAAGACAAAGGCTGATGAATCTGCACTTCCAGGAAGACAGGGAATCTCCAGTTGATGTTTCACAAAAATTTAGTCTACCACGTGAATACCAAGGAATTTCTCAAGATCAGCTCATTTGCTATCTACGAAGAGAAGAAATGGGCCCTCCAGCTTATGAACAAGACCTGATTGTTGCCAGCCGGCCCAAGTCCTTTATCCTCCCAAGGCTGGACCAGTTGAGCCGAAACCGGGGCAAGGTAGACCGGGTAGCCCGCTATTTTGAATATAAACGAGACTGGGACTCCATGCGGTTACCTGGTGAAGATCATAGGAAGGAATTACGCTGGGGTATCCGAGAGCAGATGCTTTGTCGTGCAGAAGCCCAGTCCAAGCCTCAGCATATATATGTTCCAAACAATTACCTAGTGCCAACTGAGAAGAAACGATCTGCCCTTCGCTGGGGTGTTCGTTGTGACCTTGCAAATGGTGTGATACCCAAGAAACTTACGTCcttccctctttttccttcttaa